The Croceicoccus marinus genome contains a region encoding:
- a CDS encoding IS5 family transposase has protein sequence MWTDTTRALYARAELALPSDLTDAEWAVLEPFFPPPSHVGRPRKWPLRRIVEAILYLLRGGLPWRMLPPCFPPVSTVRRWFYLWRDNRLWLSLNHVLLLIGREAVGREASPSAGVIDSQSVKTTESGGPRGYDAGKKIKGRKRHILTDTDGNLVHAVIHTADIQDRDGAPLVLAEIIHRFPWLRHVFADGGYAGDKLRQALRRVGKWTIEIVKRSDKAKGFVVLPRRWAVERTLAWLNRNRRLAKDFEQTIASATAWLFIASIQLLTRRITRL, from the coding sequence ATGTGGACCGACACCACTCGCGCACTGTATGCCCGCGCGGAACTGGCATTGCCAAGTGATTTGACCGATGCCGAATGGGCGGTGCTGGAGCCGTTCTTCCCGCCACCTTCTCATGTTGGCCGCCCTCGCAAGTGGCCGCTGCGGCGGATTGTCGAAGCGATCCTGTATCTGCTGCGGGGCGGACTGCCATGGCGGATGCTACCGCCCTGCTTTCCGCCAGTCTCGACGGTGCGGCGCTGGTTCTACCTGTGGCGTGATAACAGGCTGTGGCTGTCGCTCAATCATGTCCTGTTGCTGATCGGGCGCGAAGCTGTAGGCCGCGAGGCGTCGCCAAGCGCCGGAGTGATCGACAGCCAGAGCGTCAAAACCACGGAAAGTGGCGGCCCACGGGGCTATGACGCAGGCAAGAAGATCAAGGGACGCAAGCGCCACATCCTCACCGACACCGATGGAAATCTCGTTCATGCGGTAATCCACACCGCCGACATCCAGGATCGTGATGGCGCACCGCTGGTGCTCGCCGAAATCATCCATCGCTTCCCGTGGCTACGGCATGTCTTCGCCGATGGCGGATATGCTGGCGACAAGCTCCGTCAGGCGTTGCGCAGGGTTGGTAAGTGGACCATCGAAATCGTCAAACGGTCCGACAAAGCAAAGGGCTTTGTGGTTCTCCCACGCCGCTGGGCTGTCGAGCGCACTTTGGCATGGCTCAACCGAAACCGGCGTCTCGCAAAGGACTTCGAGCAGACCATCGCCTCGGCAACCGCGTGGCTGTTCATCGCATCGATCCAGCTCCTCACGCGCCGCATCACAAGGCTATGA
- a CDS encoding helix-turn-helix transcriptional regulator, with amino-acid sequence MSASQSIGPLLRRPEVERETGLSRSSIYARMELGTFPRPRRIGLRAVAWPAAEVEAWKAQQPIA; translated from the coding sequence ATGTCCGCCTCTCAGTCAATCGGCCCGCTCCTTCGCCGTCCCGAGGTCGAGCGAGAAACCGGTCTCAGCCGTTCCAGCATCTATGCTCGCATGGAATTGGGCACGTTCCCACGTCCACGGAGGATCGGTTTGCGTGCTGTCGCTTGGCCAGCTGCAGAAGTTGAAGCGTGGAAAGCGCAACAGCCCATTGCTTGA
- a CDS encoding SLC13 family permease produces MSADGRLVAAIASWMAIWWMTEAIPMAATFLLPIVLLPVLTPLSMAAVTAPYASPIVFLFLGGFLIAIALQKWNLHRRVALLTLRMVGTQPRRIVLGLMLAIGFLSMWVSNTATTLMMLPIGLSVITLVADRQADTAAGSDPNRRGPSRLTARAC; encoded by the coding sequence TTGTCCGCCGACGGCCGGCTGGTGGCAGCGATTGCAAGCTGGATGGCGATCTGGTGGATGACCGAAGCCATTCCCATGGCAGCGACCTTCCTGCTACCGATCGTTCTGCTGCCCGTGCTGACACCGCTTTCGATGGCCGCGGTGACGGCGCCCTATGCCAGCCCGATCGTCTTTCTCTTTCTTGGCGGCTTCCTGATCGCGATTGCGCTTCAGAAATGGAACCTGCACCGCCGGGTTGCTCTTCTGACGCTGCGCATGGTCGGCACCCAGCCGCGCCGCATCGTGCTGGGCCTGATGCTGGCAATCGGCTTCCTGTCGATGTGGGTGTCGAATACGGCCACCACCTTGATGATGCTGCCGATCGGTTTGTCGGTCATCACCCTCGTCGCCGACCGGCAGGCGGACACGGCGGCAGGCAGCGATCCGAACAGACGGGGACCGTCCCGCCTTACAGCGCGAGCGTGCTGA
- a CDS encoding PilZ domain-containing protein, which yields MSRREHERVSSEREVECRVDGRSFMAVLYNVSISGCLLEIPPNRLAEDDRVHLKDGNIRMSGIVVWRDERHAGLRFDQPLHEAVVRFMGYDPTIGDPVLPTDRFGRVLPRLPRGDRQRFG from the coding sequence ATGTCGCGGCGGGAGCATGAGCGCGTCAGTTCTGAAAGGGAAGTTGAGTGCCGCGTCGACGGACGCAGCTTCATGGCCGTGCTTTATAACGTGTCGATCTCAGGCTGCCTGCTCGAGATCCCCCCGAACCGGCTGGCGGAAGACGATCGGGTGCATCTGAAGGACGGCAATATCCGCATGTCGGGCATCGTCGTCTGGCGAGACGAGCGACATGCCGGACTGCGTTTCGATCAGCCCCTGCACGAGGCTGTCGTTCGCTTCATGGGCTATGATCCGACCATCGGCGATCCGGTGCTGCCGACCGATCGTTTCGGGCGCGTCCTGCCCCGCTTGCCGCGTGGCGACCGGCAAAGGTTTGGCTGA
- a CDS encoding MarR family winged helix-turn-helix transcriptional regulator, with translation MIESDSHNPAAHAVFEEQFFERSVAFNLRRSFNKVVDEIDAALAEFALSSHQFGVLSTIYYGRASTPSEVARLRFQNGAAITYTLDRLEQRGLLKRTRSEADKRVITLILTDDGRELTRKCMEAVVNVQDRVMKGVTAKDRDRLFEMLQLICEN, from the coding sequence ATGATCGAATCCGACAGCCACAACCCGGCCGCCCATGCGGTGTTCGAAGAGCAGTTCTTCGAACGATCGGTGGCGTTCAACCTGCGCAGAAGCTTCAACAAGGTCGTCGACGAAATTGACGCCGCCCTGGCTGAATTCGCGCTCAGTTCCCATCAGTTCGGCGTTTTGAGCACGATCTATTACGGCAGGGCATCCACGCCCAGCGAGGTTGCCCGCCTGCGCTTCCAGAACGGGGCCGCGATTACCTACACGCTGGACAGGCTCGAACAGCGAGGGCTGCTTAAAAGGACGCGGTCGGAGGCGGACAAGCGCGTCATCACGCTGATCCTGACGGATGATGGCCGCGAACTGACCAGAAAATGCATGGAGGCCGTCGTGAACGTGCAGGACCGGGTAATGAAGGGCGTGACGGCCAAGGACCGCGACCGGCTGTTCGAAATGCTGCAGCTTATCTGCGAGAACTGA
- a CDS encoding sigma-70 family RNA polymerase sigma factor, with protein MRHEHIAIAGNPRHEARRAYAGEAEHRIRAFMPMVKKLAWHAHGSGRPGIEIEDLIQVGLIALTECVRRHDGQGEHAFAAYAKTRVRGAMFDLIRREAPTTRTAARKRREIEEESRRLASQLGRIPSEGELADAMGMDAREFASVRAQSEPLRFDAIDSCYSDSNAAFADASADGLQAMEQAEQGERLANAIADLPERLQMITQLYFVEELNLGEIAAVLGVSIPRVHQLKAQALERLKAAMAD; from the coding sequence ATGAGACACGAGCATATCGCAATCGCCGGCAACCCCCGGCACGAGGCGCGACGAGCCTATGCCGGAGAAGCCGAACACCGCATCAGGGCCTTCATGCCGATGGTCAAGAAACTGGCCTGGCATGCCCACGGCAGCGGCAGGCCCGGTATCGAGATCGAGGACCTGATCCAGGTCGGGCTGATAGCGCTGACCGAATGCGTGCGGCGGCATGACGGGCAGGGCGAACATGCCTTTGCCGCCTATGCCAAGACCCGGGTGCGCGGGGCCATGTTCGACCTGATCCGGCGGGAAGCGCCGACGACCCGCACCGCCGCCCGAAAGCGCCGCGAGATCGAGGAGGAAAGCCGCAGGCTGGCTTCGCAGCTCGGCAGGATCCCCAGCGAAGGCGAGCTGGCAGACGCAATGGGCATGGACGCGCGCGAGTTCGCCTCTGTCCGCGCGCAAAGCGAGCCGTTGCGCTTCGACGCCATCGACAGCTGCTACTCCGACAGCAATGCCGCCTTCGCCGACGCTTCGGCCGACGGGCTCCAGGCCATGGAACAGGCGGAGCAGGGCGAGCGACTGGCAAATGCCATCGCCGACCTGCCCGAGCGGCTGCAGATGATAACACAGCTCTATTTCGTCGAGGAGCTGAACCTCGGCGAGATCGCCGCCGTGCTGGGCGTCAGCATCCCGCGCGTGCACCAGCTGAAGGCGCAGGCGCTCGAACGGCTGAAAGCGGCGATGGCGGACTGA
- a CDS encoding flagellar biosynthesis protein FlhA, which yields MALPGGIIALMLLMIVPVPAILLDVSFVLNIALSVAILMAAMNAQKPLDFSSFPSVLLFATLLRLALNVASTRVVLVHGHEGGAAAGHVIEAFGAFLIGGNFAVGIFVFLILMIINMVVVTKGAGRVSEVSARFTLDALPGKQMAIDADLAAGILTADEAKARRREVATEADFYGSMDGASKFVKGDAVAALLILAVNIIAGLCLGMITHGLSAGEAAETYIQLAIGDALVAQVPSLLLSIAAAVIVTRVSDSRDLAGQIGGQFADPRSWLPVGVVLAAVGMIPAMPQSIFLPAAGGAFWLAHALKKRAARPEPLPEVAALADPHRIELADVSDLTLVSLEFGYGLVPLVDEKKGSPLIARITGVRKQLSRNFGFVVPQFRLRDALDMAPYDYRIMLGGVMLGGATIQPDRLLAIDTGEASAVHHLKGEETRDPSFNCPAIWIDRGNRDHATAAGFLVVDPGTVVATHLNQLLAERAHDLLGPDEVRALIEATRQHSASLVETFHPQPLSLAAVTRVLRSLLEDGIPISHPVPIFASLSRAVQATQDHDALVDRVRGDLGSTIVGRICSPSRALPVITLDGGLESAILQGLRDPVTGWPVIEPDLAATIARQVKQITDERGPSATAPALVVQPQSRRAIASLVRQRTPECVVISICELPASQPIEVIEVIGASATNALDAQMEMAA from the coding sequence ATGGCATTGCCGGGCGGCATCATCGCGTTGATGCTGCTGATGATCGTCCCGGTCCCGGCGATCCTGCTCGACGTGTCGTTCGTGCTGAACATCGCGCTGTCGGTGGCGATCCTGATGGCCGCGATGAATGCGCAGAAGCCGCTGGATTTCTCGTCGTTTCCCTCGGTCCTGCTGTTCGCGACGCTGCTGCGACTGGCCCTGAACGTCGCGTCGACCCGCGTCGTGCTGGTCCACGGCCATGAAGGCGGCGCCGCGGCGGGTCATGTGATCGAGGCTTTCGGAGCGTTCCTGATCGGCGGCAATTTCGCGGTGGGGATCTTCGTCTTCCTGATCCTGATGATCATCAACATGGTCGTCGTGACCAAGGGTGCAGGCCGCGTATCCGAGGTTTCGGCCCGCTTCACGCTCGACGCGCTGCCGGGCAAGCAGATGGCGATCGACGCCGATCTGGCGGCGGGCATACTCACCGCCGATGAAGCCAAGGCCCGCCGCCGCGAAGTCGCGACCGAAGCGGATTTCTATGGCTCGATGGACGGTGCGTCGAAATTCGTGAAGGGCGATGCGGTCGCGGCCCTGCTGATCCTGGCGGTGAACATCATCGCGGGGCTCTGCCTTGGCATGATCACCCATGGATTGTCCGCTGGCGAAGCGGCCGAGACCTATATCCAGCTTGCCATCGGCGATGCCCTGGTGGCGCAGGTGCCGTCGCTGCTGCTGTCGATCGCGGCGGCGGTGATCGTGACCCGCGTGTCGGATTCGCGGGACCTAGCTGGGCAGATCGGCGGCCAGTTCGCCGATCCGCGCAGCTGGCTGCCCGTGGGCGTGGTACTGGCGGCGGTGGGGATGATCCCCGCCATGCCGCAGTCCATCTTCCTTCCCGCCGCGGGCGGGGCGTTCTGGCTGGCCCACGCGCTGAAGAAACGCGCTGCCCGCCCCGAACCGCTGCCCGAAGTGGCCGCGCTGGCCGATCCCCACCGCATCGAGCTGGCGGACGTGTCGGACCTGACGCTGGTAAGCCTTGAATTCGGCTATGGCCTGGTGCCGCTGGTGGATGAGAAGAAGGGTTCGCCGCTGATCGCCCGCATCACCGGCGTCCGCAAGCAGCTGTCGCGCAATTTCGGCTTTGTCGTCCCCCAGTTCCGGCTGCGCGATGCGCTCGACATGGCGCCTTACGATTATCGCATCATGCTGGGCGGAGTGATGCTGGGCGGCGCGACCATCCAGCCCGACCGCTTGCTCGCAATTGACACGGGCGAGGCCAGCGCGGTCCATCATCTCAAGGGCGAGGAGACGCGCGATCCAAGCTTCAATTGCCCGGCAATCTGGATCGACAGGGGCAACCGCGACCACGCGACGGCAGCGGGCTTTCTGGTGGTGGACCCCGGCACGGTGGTCGCGACCCATCTCAACCAGCTGTTGGCAGAGCGCGCCCACGATCTTCTCGGTCCCGATGAGGTGCGCGCGCTGATCGAGGCGACGAGGCAGCATTCGGCAAGCCTGGTCGAGACCTTTCATCCGCAGCCATTGTCGCTGGCCGCGGTCACGCGCGTGCTGCGCAGCCTGCTGGAGGACGGCATTCCGATCAGCCATCCCGTCCCGATCTTCGCCAGCCTGTCGCGCGCGGTGCAGGCGACGCAGGATCACGACGCGCTTGTCGACAGGGTGCGCGGCGATCTTGGTTCCACCATCGTAGGGCGCATCTGCTCGCCGTCTCGTGCCCTGCCGGTCATCACGCTGGATGGAGGGCTGGAAAGCGCCATCCTGCAGGGTCTGCGCGACCCGGTGACCGGCTGGCCGGTGATCGAACCCGACCTTGCCGCGACGATCGCCCGCCAGGTGAAGCAGATCACCGATGAGCGCGGCCCCTCGGCCACTGCGCCAGCGCTTGTCGTTCAGCCGCAATCGCGGCGAGCGATCGCGTCGCTGGTGCGCCAGCGCACGCCCGAATGCGTCGTCATCTCGATCTGCGAGCTGCCGGCCAGCCAGCCCATCGAAGTCATCGAGGTGATCGGCGCCTCCGCCACCAACGCATTGGATGCCCAGATGGAAATGGCAGCATGA
- a CDS encoding lytic transglycosylase domain-containing protein codes for MSGPSSTAIPPASSAIKATSAAIRADIARAADRTGENFDFLLAQARIESSLNPQAKAATSSAAGLFQFTNATWLSTLERHGAKHGLGWASAAIANGRITDGALAGRIMGLRYDPAASALMAGELAGDNRIEITRALGRQPNAAELYLGHFLGSGDASRFLNALARDPNASATALLPSASAANRGIFRDGSGSERSLREVMSVIEGKVAGAMTGGDAFAPLTPTSPMAAPAPAIAAPVQSRMAGGRSMTDSLQSIFGATGQAAPPAVQAAYARFERFGL; via the coding sequence ATGAGTGGACCCAGTTCAACCGCGATCCCGCCCGCGAGCTCGGCAATCAAAGCCACCAGCGCAGCGATCCGCGCCGATATCGCCCGCGCCGCCGACCGGACCGGAGAGAATTTCGATTTCCTGCTGGCGCAGGCACGGATCGAATCCTCGCTGAACCCGCAGGCGAAAGCGGCAACATCCAGCGCGGCGGGGCTGTTCCAGTTCACCAATGCCACCTGGCTCAGCACGCTGGAACGGCACGGCGCGAAACACGGGCTGGGCTGGGCCAGCGCGGCGATTGCGAACGGGCGCATTACCGATGGCGCGCTGGCGGGCCGGATCATGGGCCTGCGCTACGATCCCGCAGCATCCGCCCTGATGGCGGGCGAGCTTGCCGGCGACAACCGGATCGAGATAACCCGCGCGCTGGGCCGGCAGCCGAATGCTGCCGAACTCTATCTCGGCCATTTCCTCGGCAGCGGCGATGCCTCGCGCTTCCTGAACGCGCTGGCCCGCGATCCAAACGCTTCGGCCACTGCGCTCCTGCCGTCGGCCAGTGCGGCTAATCGCGGCATTTTCCGCGACGGTTCGGGCAGCGAACGCAGCCTGCGGGAAGTGATGTCGGTGATAGAGGGCAAGGTCGCAGGCGCCATGACGGGCGGCGACGCCTTCGCTCCGCTCACGCCCACAAGCCCGATGGCGGCGCCCGCACCTGCGATCGCCGCCCCGGTCCAGTCGCGCATGGCTGGCGGCCGGTCGATGACCGACAGCCTGCAATCCATCTTCGGAGCGACCGGCCAGGCAGCGCCGCCGGCGGTGCAGGCCGCCTATGCCCGCTTCGAAAGGTTCGGGCTGTGA
- a CDS encoding flagellar protein FlgN, translating to MSETMTLKEALRQMLAVLEAERQAIAGLDLDAITMAARDKLGLCDRLESADLATFDEECRAMSRAARDANEVNRQMRNLVAANIAARIDMLSGSPRLYGARLYAKA from the coding sequence GTGAGCGAGACGATGACACTCAAGGAAGCGCTGCGGCAGATGCTTGCCGTGCTCGAGGCGGAGCGGCAGGCGATTGCCGGGCTCGACCTCGACGCGATCACGATGGCCGCGCGCGACAAGCTGGGCCTGTGCGACAGGCTTGAAAGCGCCGACCTTGCTACCTTCGACGAGGAATGCCGCGCGATGAGCCGCGCCGCCCGCGACGCGAACGAGGTCAACCGCCAGATGCGCAACCTGGTCGCCGCCAATATCGCTGCCCGCATCGACATGCTCAGCGGCTCGCCCCGCCTGTACGGCGCCAGGCTTTATGCGAAGGCGTAA
- the flgM gene encoding flagellar biosynthesis anti-sigma factor FlgM: MASHEIGPIRPVFTGATRLNPAAGATSAPARAASTAAAAGGLALSDALDPGAPPVDAQRVAEIRKAIEQGTYPLVPHRIADAMIAAGMFLRTGK, encoded by the coding sequence ATGGCATCGCACGAAATCGGACCGATCCGCCCCGTCTTCACGGGCGCGACCCGGCTGAACCCGGCCGCTGGGGCGACATCCGCCCCGGCACGGGCCGCTTCAACTGCCGCCGCCGCCGGGGGGCTGGCGCTGTCGGACGCGCTCGATCCGGGCGCACCGCCGGTCGATGCCCAGCGCGTCGCCGAAATCCGCAAGGCGATCGAACAGGGCACCTATCCGCTGGTCCCGCACAGGATTGCAGACGCGATGATCGCGGCCGGAATGTTCCTCAGGACCGGAAAGTGA
- a CDS encoding flagella basal body P-ring formation protein FlgA produces the protein MTHASALVAVLLAASGPVQDLAALDLRIADYTGAAIGEEGGAMQPLDRRLKLRPCAARVDIAWRSEQRDTLVLQCPDAGGWRLYMPVRPLPAAAAQEAAVAVQRGDSVTISIAGQGFSISRPGQAMEGGAVGDWIKVRPAVPGNRPAEVMRVRIAAPGVVTLSTG, from the coding sequence ATGACGCACGCCTCCGCCCTTGTCGCCGTCCTGCTCGCCGCTTCCGGCCCGGTGCAGGATCTTGCCGCGCTCGACCTGCGGATCGCCGACTACACCGGCGCCGCCATCGGCGAGGAAGGCGGCGCGATGCAGCCGCTCGACCGCAGGCTGAAACTGCGGCCCTGCGCCGCGCGCGTCGACATCGCCTGGCGCAGCGAGCAGCGCGACACGCTGGTCCTGCAATGCCCCGATGCGGGCGGATGGCGGCTCTACATGCCGGTGCGGCCATTGCCTGCCGCCGCCGCGCAAGAAGCGGCAGTCGCCGTCCAGCGCGGGGATTCGGTCACGATCTCGATCGCGGGGCAGGGCTTCTCGATCTCCCGCCCCGGACAGGCGATGGAAGGCGGCGCGGTCGGCGACTGGATCAAGGTCCGCCCCGCCGTCCCCGGCAACCGCCCCGCCGAGGTCATGCGCGTCCGCATCGCGGCCCCCGGCGTGGTCACGCTCTCGACCGGCTAG
- a CDS encoding MotA/TolQ/ExbB proton channel family protein — protein MDFSALIDPVSAVVVGGGTMLATVLRAGLGECRATWATIRHLASREFDEDALRSDLARMVQDVRIDGLVRTEPYYFRDRASQQAAEAMIEARSIPLFHKQMTRFRARRVADNRRAFAVLAMAAENAPAFGLAGTLLALSQLPADPGQGMNAALAGAVLTTLYGVLLAQLVLTPLAEAIRRSGEAEEQARDELMRWTAWQLEGAVVHPLPLPDAVEAA, from the coding sequence ATGGATTTCAGCGCGCTTATCGATCCCGTCTCCGCCGTCGTCGTCGGCGGCGGCACGATGCTGGCGACCGTGCTGCGCGCGGGGCTGGGCGAATGCCGCGCGACCTGGGCGACGATCCGCCATCTCGCCTCGCGTGAGTTCGACGAGGATGCGCTGCGCAGCGATCTGGCGCGCATGGTGCAGGATGTGCGGATCGACGGGCTGGTGCGGACCGAGCCCTATTATTTCCGCGACCGCGCCAGCCAGCAGGCGGCAGAGGCGATGATCGAAGCGCGCTCGATCCCGCTGTTCCACAAGCAGATGACGCGTTTCCGCGCGCGCCGCGTGGCCGATAATCGCCGCGCCTTCGCGGTGCTGGCGATGGCGGCGGAAAACGCGCCCGCCTTTGGCCTTGCGGGCACGCTGCTGGCGCTCTCGCAGCTGCCCGCCGATCCGGGGCAGGGGATGAACGCCGCCCTGGCCGGAGCAGTGCTGACCACGCTGTACGGCGTGCTGCTGGCGCAGCTGGTGCTGACCCCGCTGGCCGAGGCGATCCGCCGTTCGGGCGAGGCGGAGGAGCAGGCCCGCGACGAGCTGATGCGCTGGACCGCCTGGCAGCTGGAAGGCGCGGTAGTGCACCCGCTGCCGCTGCCTGATGCGGTAGAGGCAGCCTGA
- the flgB gene encoding flagellar basal body rod protein FlgB, which yields MPGDLFGIHGSALQLRSARMGVLASNIANAGTPGYKARDIDVTAALARVQGGGSVEQAADGATLFRVPVIASLDGNTVELQNEQIAFSENAVGYAATLDLIRGRVETVTRAIRGE from the coding sequence ATGCCTGGCGATCTTTTTGGAATACATGGGTCCGCGCTGCAATTGCGCTCGGCGCGCATGGGCGTGCTGGCGTCGAACATCGCCAATGCCGGGACCCCCGGATACAAGGCGCGCGACATCGACGTCACCGCCGCGCTGGCGCGTGTGCAGGGCGGCGGCAGCGTCGAGCAGGCCGCAGACGGCGCGACCCTGTTCCGCGTGCCGGTGATCGCCTCGCTCGACGGCAATACGGTCGAGCTGCAGAACGAGCAGATCGCCTTTTCCGAGAATGCCGTGGGCTATGCCGCCACGCTCGACCTGATCCGCGGACGGGTCGAGACGGTCACCCGCGCGATCCGGGGAGAGTGA
- the flgC gene encoding flagellar basal body rod protein FlgC, with the protein MNAAASNLANAGSVAASEGEAYRPVRAVFAEDLDRASGQSTVRVRSVVRENTAPTRRYEPGHPLADANGEVWVSPVDENAEMVEMLEASRQYQNIVEALSTTKQLMLDTMRLK; encoded by the coding sequence ATGAACGCGGCGGCATCGAACCTTGCCAATGCCGGTTCGGTCGCCGCCAGCGAGGGCGAAGCCTATCGCCCGGTGCGCGCCGTCTTCGCCGAGGATCTCGACCGCGCGAGCGGCCAGTCGACCGTGCGCGTCCGGTCGGTCGTGCGCGAGAATACCGCCCCCACCCGCCGATACGAACCCGGCCACCCGCTGGCCGACGCCAATGGCGAGGTCTGGGTGTCCCCCGTCGACGAGAATGCCGAGATGGTCGAGATGCTGGAAGCGTCGCGCCAGTACCAGAACATCGTCGAGGCCCTTTCCACCACCAAGCAGCTGATGCTCGACACGATGAGGCTCAAATGA
- a CDS encoding flagellar hook assembly protein FlgD, producing MTISPVNSASAAAPAAGPAAGPAAGKAGGGFAALDQSDFLRLMTVQMQHQDPFDPVDNKEMLAQMAQFSQLSASSETTSVLEQISAKLDALAALAANKE from the coding sequence ATGACGATTTCCCCGGTTAATTCCGCCAGCGCGGCCGCGCCCGCCGCAGGCCCCGCGGCAGGCCCCGCGGCAGGCAAGGCGGGCGGCGGTTTCGCGGCGCTCGACCAGTCCGATTTCCTGCGGCTGATGACGGTGCAGATGCAGCACCAGGATCCGTTCGACCCGGTCGATAACAAGGAGATGCTGGCCCAGATGGCGCAGTTCTCGCAGCTGTCCGCCAGTTCCGAGACGACCAGCGTGCTCGAACAGATTTCCGCCAAACTCGACGCACTCGCGGCGCTTGCTGCGAACAAGGAGTAA
- a CDS encoding flagellar hook-basal body protein: protein MSFYTSLSGLKNAQAGLNVTAHNIANAETSGFKKSSANFADLVAGSANADPRMMIGIGSSVDSITQNFDVGPIEQTGASLDLAITGDGFFSTVSLADGKTLYTRSGGFGIDETGNVQDGKGNVLQVFAPGADPAAGAPVGAVVPLVNGAGSEFAGITVGSDGSMIASYADGSSAVMGTVALANFTAPTGLRQMGSSNWTSTGISGAAAYGAPNVGRNGGIMSGAIERSNVDLSEELVSLITAQRYFQANAKAIDTATQISQTIINLRT from the coding sequence ATGTCCTTCTACACTTCGCTGAGCGGGCTGAAGAACGCCCAGGCCGGGCTGAACGTCACCGCCCACAATATCGCCAATGCCGAGACGAGCGGCTTCAAGAAATCCAGCGCCAATTTCGCCGACCTGGTCGCGGGATCGGCCAATGCCGATCCGCGCATGATGATCGGGATCGGGTCGTCGGTGGATTCGATCACGCAGAACTTCGACGTCGGCCCGATCGAGCAGACCGGCGCGTCGCTGGACCTGGCGATCACGGGCGACGGGTTCTTCTCGACCGTGTCGCTGGCCGACGGCAAGACGCTCTATACCCGCAGCGGCGGTTTCGGCATCGACGAGACCGGCAATGTGCAGGACGGCAAGGGCAATGTGCTGCAGGTGTTCGCACCGGGCGCCGATCCGGCGGCGGGTGCGCCCGTGGGCGCGGTCGTCCCGCTGGTGAACGGCGCGGGCAGCGAGTTCGCGGGGATCACGGTGGGCAGCGACGGATCGATGATCGCGTCCTATGCCGATGGATCCAGCGCGGTGATGGGCACGGTGGCGCTGGCCAATTTCACCGCGCCGACGGGGCTGCGCCAGATGGGATCGTCCAACTGGACCTCGACCGGCATTTCGGGTGCGGCAGCCTATGGCGCGCCCAATGTGGGCCGCAACGGCGGGATCATGTCGGGCGCGATCGAGCGGTCGAACGTCGACCTGTCGGAAGAGCTGGTCAGCCTGATCACCGCGCAGCGCTATTTCCAGGCGAATGCCAAGGCGATCGATACGGCGACCCAGATCAGCCAGACGATCATCAACCTGCGGACCTGA